Genomic segment of Candidatus Protochlamydia amoebophila UWE25:
CTTGCTTTTTTCAAACGTTGCTTAAAAACGCTAAGGGACGTTGAAGCGACTTTAAAGTAGCGAGAAGCTTGGCGTTGGGATTCTGGGGAAGCCATCGAGATGCTCTGAGCCTTTACTGCGTAATGAAGGGCATTGATGGGATCTTTAAATTGTTTCTTGTTTAACCGTTCTTGTTTTCCTTGCTTGTAATGCCATTTGGCGAGTTCGTTAGCTAACTGCTTTTGTTCTTCTGCAAAACAGGCGTCTGATGCTAAGTTGAGCAGTAAACGTATGCCTTCTTCTATCTCTTTAGGAGACTCTACGACGGGAATAAGCAACAAGAGGCAGTCAAAAATTTTTTTGAGTATCTCTTTTTCCGCATGGGGCGGCAAAAAGGCCATGAAAAAATTAAATTGCTCGACGGCTCGAGAATATTTTTCCTTCTTAATAGTAGCCAAAATTGCATCGAGGCTTTTTAAGTCTTCTAATTTTGATGGTTGTTCACTAAAAGGTTGGGGCGAGATAGGATGAGTGCTTTGCATGACTTGGCTATCCTTTGATTTAACAAAAATTCACGTCGTAAAGATACTATCAAAAAGAAACACTCCAATCAATTTAAAATTTGAAAAATTTATTATAGAATTTTAACTGACTGAGGAAAGAAAGTTAGGTTGCTAGAGTTTGGTTCAAGTATTGAAGCTTTAAATCTAGCTCACTAAGGGATCAATTCAAAATTCTTTCAAGCTAAAAGATAAAAATTTTACTTTAGTCGATGCAAAGCTCCACCATTTTCACTTAACTTCATTAGCAGCTATGCTTTTCTGAAAGTGAGAGTTAATTCGCTCTCATCGACTAAAAAGATGTGTTATTGTTCCTTTGCCTTTAAATCCATCGCCAATGGAGTAAACGAAAAGAAAAATCCGCAAAAAAACTTTTAGAAGACCTTTAAGTGAAGTGCTAACGATTTTGCTTCTCATTCATCGTTTCAATGATAGAGCATTCAAACACTTCTACTTAAACCATGTAAAAACAACTTTAAAATATCTATTCCCTCATCTTGTTGGGTACTCAAGATTTTTTTCAACTCACCTTTGAAGCATTTTTTTCGATGTTTTGCTTGATCCAAGAACATCAGGGTATCTGTGAAGGGATTTTATTGATAGACTCTACCGTATTAACGGTTTGCCATGTCAAACGTGCCTCTTCCCATCGTGTCTTTAAAGAGCCACGCTAAATGGGAAAAACAACCATCGGTTGGTTCTTTGGATTTAAGCTCCATCTTGTGATTAATCATCATGCAGAAATTGTCTCATTTAAGTTGACAACTGGCAATATGGATGATCGCAAACCCGTCCAGAAATGGTAGAAGGAATGAAAGGAAAAACATTCGCAGATAGAGGGTCTATTTCAGAAAAACTGGCTCATACTTTAATGCAAAAGGGAATACATCTTTTCGCAAAAGTAAAGAAGATGAAAAATCAATGGATCATGTTAGTGGATAAACTCATGCTAAAAAAGAGGGCTATGATTGAAAGTGTGAATTATCTGTTGAAAATAGCTGTCAGATAAAACATCATCGGCACCGAAGTCGATAAAACTTTCTGAGCAATCTGATGGCTGCTTTTGCTAATTATTGCTTGAACCCATCCAAGCCTCGACTGTTCTTTTCAAAGACAGAAATCGAAGCTGCTAGGCTCCTAGAATATTTTTGAGGGTTTCTTACGTTAAACTGGCGTTTGTTAGCTGAATAAGAAGGGAAAGTGAAGTTTTTGTGGTTGCTAAAACGGCTGCGAGTATTTCCATTTAACGATCTGTTCAAGTGAATATTGCAAGCATTTAAACTTTCGTCCAAAAGCCTGCAAATGATTTAAAGACTTTTTAAGCAACACTGGCAAGTTGAAGTTTCTTTGTTTTTTCAACTAATTGTTTCGCGAGTTCTTCAGTGGCTTTGCGATCTTGTTCTTTTTTTAAATTTCCTTGTTCATCAAAAGCGTTAGCAGCGTCGGAAATGGCTTTTTGGCTCGGCATGACCCAAGTTTGAATATTTTCTAAAATAGATCTTAAATGAACAAGCCCTCTTAATCCTCCTAAATTTCCTGGAGAGGCACTGATAATTAAAGCAACTTTATCGATAAAACAACTTAAATAGACTTCTTCAGGTGTAGCCTGACGCGTGGTCCAATCAATCATATTTTTTAATACGCCAGAGATAGAACTATTATATTCTGGAGAAGCAATGATAAAACCATCGTGCTCCCACAGTAGCTTTTTAAGTTTTAAAGCATTTTCAGGAAGCCCTTCATTCGCTTCGATATCCCCGTCATAAATGGGGAGCGGATAATCATTTAAATCAATATAAGTAACTTTTGCTCCAGCTTGTTCAGCTCCTTTCATCGCGTTTTTAACAAGTTTTTTATTATAAGAGTCTTTTCTTAAGCTGCCTGCAAAAGCTAATATTTTTGGTTGGTTATCCATCGCAATTTCTCCTATTTTTTAATCTTCAAAAACCTCTTTTAACAGCTTTTTTCCAAACATGCAACAGGGGATTTTTAAAGGGAAGCAAACGGATTAGAAATAAAATTACTTTGGGATCTGGTTTGCCTTTTTGGCTTTGAAGACTCTTTAGCAACTTGTATTGGCTCTTTAGTAGAGCGATTTTGGCCTACTCTTGCCGTTAAAGAAATGCGCTTACGTTCAACATCAATTGTTAAAACTTCTACTTTTAGCTTATCTCCAGCTTTCACCACATCATTGGGATGGCTGACATAGTGATCGGAAAGCTCTGATAAATGAATTAACCCATCTTGATGCACACCTATATCGATAAAAGCCCCAAAAGCTGTTACGTTAGTCACTATTCCTTCTAAATGGAGCCCTGGTTTAAGATCTTGAATAGATAAAATATCCTCGCGAAAGCTGGGAGGTTCAAAAGTTGCTCGCGGATCTCGACCTGGCTTTTTTAATTCTTGCAGGATATCTTTTAAGGTCAACTCTCCTACAGAGGCACTCATATACTTCTTTAAATCAATTTGAGCGACAAATTCGGGATGATCAATTAAATCTCTCAAGGAGAGGTTTAAATCTTTAGCAATTTGTTCTACTAATTCATAACGCTCCGGATGAACTGCTGAAGAGTCTAAAGGATATTCTCCATTTCTGATACGCAAAAATCCCGCTGCTTGTTCAAAGGTTTTAGCTCCAAATCCAGGGACCTTTTTAAGCTGCTGACGACTTTTAAAAGCGCCATGAGATTCTCGATATTTAACCATTTTTTGAGCAAGCGACTGACCGATCCCAGAAACATAAGATAGTAAAGGGGCGCTCGCTGTATTTAAATCGACTCCTACATGATTTACACAACTTTCCACTACATGAACAAGTTGGTCTTGTAAAAGAGATTGATGAACATCATGTTGATATTGTCCAACTCCAATTGATTTTGGATCAATTTTGACAAGTTCAGCCAGAGGGTCTTGTAATCGGCGAGCGATTGAAATGGCCCCTCTTATTGTCAAGTCTAAATCGGGAAATTCTTCCCTTGCGACATCAGAGGCACTGTAAACACTTGCTCCCGATTCATTAACAGTGACAACCAGGGTGCCCGTTAAAGCATCTTTTTTGATCAGTTGTTTGACAAAACTTTCTGTTTCTCGACCTGCCGTTCCATTACCAATCGCAACCGCATAAGGTTTGTAGAACTGAATAAAAGTCGCTAAGTCTTTTTCTGCTTGTTGATGCGCTCTTGCTCCTTGAGAAGGATAAATGGTGATCGTATTTAAATATTTACCTGTCTCATCGACAGCCACACATTTACAGCCTGTTCGAATGCCGGGATCGATTCCAATAACAGACTTTCCACCTAGGGGAGAAGCTAATAAAAGATGACGTAAGTTATTGGCAAAAATATCTACAGCCGCTCGATCCGAGGCTAATTTCAAATCTAAACGGACATCTGTTTCTACAGAAGGATAAAGAAGCCTTTTAAAAGAATCTTCAACTGCTTGTGATAAATGAGAACTAAAGGGAGAAGCTGGTTTAAGATTTACTAATTTTGCAATTTGTGAAATGACAGAAAATTCCTCTATTTCAATTGAAAAATCGAGGATATCTTCTTTTTCACCGCGTCGAATAGCTAAATAGCGATGAGAAGGAATTGTTTTAACTTTTTCTTTAAAATCATAATATTGCTCAAACTTTGTCGGTCCTTTGACACTAGAACGCACTTTTGAAACAACAACACCTTCTGTTGCAAATATTTCTCGAACATACGAACGAACAGCAGCCTCTTCAGCAATCATTTCAGCTACAATATCAAGAGCTCCGGAAATCGCTTGGTTGACATCCAAAACTCCTTTTCCTTCATTAATAAATGAACTGGCTGCTTCTTGCGGATTTCCTTGAAGAGGTTGACTTAAAATTAAAAGAGCTAAAGGCTCTAGTCCCTTCTCTCGAGCAATCATCGCTCTCGTGCGTCGTTTAGGTTTATAGGGTAAGTAAAGATCTTCTAAAATTGTTTTGACATTACAAGCTAAAATTTGTTCTCGTAGGGCATCTGTCAGTTTTCCTTGCGATTCAATCGAAGTAAGAATTGTTTGCCGTCTTTCTTCTAATTCTTTTAAATAATTGTGTCGTTCTTGAATGTTTTTAATTTGAACTTCATCTAGGTTGCTGGTCGCTTCTTTTCGATAACGGGCGATAAAAGGAATCGTATTTCCCGCTTCCAATAAATCAACTACAGCTTTGACAGAATGGACAGAAAGGGAAAGTTCTTGAGCGATTTGAATCATAAATACTTGGCGCGTTTGTTCTAACATAAACCTCTCTTCATAAAATCATAAGGAGGTCAAAGTTTAACAGTACTTATTGTTAACTGCAATCTAGAAAAAAAATGGCCTCAAATATTACTTAGCTAAAACAATGGGTAGCTGCTGCCAATTAGAAGGATTGTGCTTTGAGCTGCAGTCTTTTCGAGACTTCCAGCTTACGTCTGTTCCCATTGCTCCAAAGAATAATTTTTTTTTACCAAAACGAGCATTTAATGCATCCATGGTATTCATTAATTGTGTTCGCTTGGGATCTACAGGATTTAAAAACAAATCAGAATTTGAAGATGATTCAGGTAAAAGATCTAATAAAATGACCCCACATTTCTTATATCTTTCTTCACGACGGAAAATTTTATTTAACCCTCGTTTCGCGGCCTTAATCATCTCTCCTGTGTCTTTAGTTGGAGCTGGAAATATTTCAGTAATACTATCATAACAGCGCATCTTCTTTCCGGGCTGAATTTGATATTCTAAAAATATATACAACGCTTTTGCTAGGCTTCCCTGTGCTCTTAACTTTTCAGCCACTGTATAAACGTAGGTAGATAAAGCCTCGGACAAAGGGGTTATCTCTGAAAGAACATGTCCGAAAGACCTAGAATAA
This window contains:
- a CDS encoding Tex family protein; protein product: MLEQTRQVFMIQIAQELSLSVHSVKAVVDLLEAGNTIPFIARYRKEATSNLDEVQIKNIQERHNYLKELEERRQTILTSIESQGKLTDALREQILACNVKTILEDLYLPYKPKRRTRAMIAREKGLEPLALLILSQPLQGNPQEAASSFINEGKGVLDVNQAISGALDIVAEMIAEEAAVRSYVREIFATEGVVVSKVRSSVKGPTKFEQYYDFKEKVKTIPSHRYLAIRRGEKEDILDFSIEIEEFSVISQIAKLVNLKPASPFSSHLSQAVEDSFKRLLYPSVETDVRLDLKLASDRAAVDIFANNLRHLLLASPLGGKSVIGIDPGIRTGCKCVAVDETGKYLNTITIYPSQGARAHQQAEKDLATFIQFYKPYAVAIGNGTAGRETESFVKQLIKKDALTGTLVVTVNESGASVYSASDVAREEFPDLDLTIRGAISIARRLQDPLAELVKIDPKSIGVGQYQHDVHQSLLQDQLVHVVESCVNHVGVDLNTASAPLLSYVSGIGQSLAQKMVKYRESHGAFKSRQQLKKVPGFGAKTFEQAAGFLRIRNGEYPLDSSAVHPERYELVEQIAKDLNLSLRDLIDHPEFVAQIDLKKYMSASVGELTLKDILQELKKPGRDPRATFEPPSFREDILSIQDLKPGLHLEGIVTNVTAFGAFIDIGVHQDGLIHLSELSDHYVSHPNDVVKAGDKLKVEVLTIDVERKRISLTARVGQNRSTKEPIQVAKESSKPKRQTRSQSNFISNPFASL
- a CDS encoding transposase, encoding MKGKTFADRGSISEKLAHTLMQKGIHLFAKVKKMKNQWIMLVDKLMLKKRAMIESVNYLLKIAVR
- a CDS encoding NADPH-dependent FMN reductase — encoded protein: MDNQPKILAFAGSLRKDSYNKKLVKNAMKGAEQAGAKVTYIDLNDYPLPIYDGDIEANEGLPENALKLKKLLWEHDGFIIASPEYNSSISGVLKNMIDWTTRQATPEEVYLSCFIDKVALIISASPGNLGGLRGLVHLRSILENIQTWVMPSQKAISDAANAFDEQGNLKKEQDRKATEELAKQLVEKTKKLQLASVA